From the Apus apus isolate bApuApu2 chromosome 4, bApuApu2.pri.cur, whole genome shotgun sequence genome, one window contains:
- the LAMTOR3 gene encoding ragulator complex protein LAMTOR3, whose amino-acid sequence MADDLKRFLYKKLPSVEGLHAIVVSDRDGVPVIKVANDNAPEHALRPGFLSTFALATDQGSKLGLSKNKSIICYYNTYQVVQFNRLPLVVSFIASSNANTGLIVSLEKELTPLFEELRQVVEVS is encoded by the exons ATGGCCGAC GACCTGAAGCGCTTCCTGTACAAGAAGCTGCCGAG TGTTGAAGGTCTCCATGCTATTGTAGTCTCTGACAGAGATGGTGTACCTGTTATCAAAG TTGCCAATGATAATGCCCCAGAACATGCACTGCGACCTGGCTTTCTGTCGACCTTTGCCCTTGCCACAGATCAAGGCAGTAAACTAGGACTTTCCAAAAACAAGAGTATCATCTGCTATTACAACACATACCAG GTGGTGCAGTTCAATCGCTTACCTTTGGTAGTAAGTTTCATTGCCAGCAGCAATGCCAACACTG GGCTGATCGTAAGTCTAGAGAAGGAGCTCACACCCCTGTTTGAAGAGCTGAGGCAGGTTGTTGAAGTTTCTTAA
- the DAPP1 gene encoding dual adapter for phosphotyrosine and 3-phosphotyrosine and 3-phosphoinositide, whose product MEAESRGGTTAQRRELEEELEALGWYHDNLTRHAAEALLLSNGQDGSYLLRKSNEREDLYSLSVRGKDSVKHFHIEYTGTSFKFGFNEFSSLKELVMHFANQPLIGSETGTLIVLKHPYPREVEEPSIYESVRVHTAMQTGRTESDLVPNAPSLGTKEGYLIKQGKIVKNWKTRWFTLHRNELKYFKDQTATEPIRALDLTECSAVQFDYSQERVNCFCLVFPLRTYYLCARTGIEADEWIKILRWKLSQIRKQLEQRSTAFDS is encoded by the exons GTGGTACCATGATAATCTTACCCGACACGCAGCAGAAGCGCTGCTGCTTTCCAATGGGCAGGATGGAAGCTATCTCTTGAGGAAAAGTAATGAAAGGGAAGATTTGTACTCCCTCTCTGTAAG gGGAAAAGATTCTGTGAAACACTTCCACATTGAATATACAGGAACTTCATTCAAATTTGGATTTAATGAATTTTCTAGCTTGAAGGAATTAGTCATGCATTTTGCAAACCAGCCTTTAATTGGAAGTGAAACAG GAACCTTAATTGTATTGAAGCATCCCTACCCACGGGAAGTGGAAGAACCTTCCATTTATGAGTCTGTCCGAGTTCACACGGCAATGCAGACAGGAAGGACAGAAAGTGATCTTGTTCCCAATGCTCCTTCA CTCGGTACAAAAGAAGGATATTTGATAAAACAAGGGAAAATAGTCAAG AATTGGAAGACAAGGTGGTTTACACTGCACAGGAACGAACTTAAGTATTTCAAAGACCAGACA gcCACAGAACCAATTCGAGCCCTTGACTTAACTGAATGCTCAGCTGTGCAATTTGACTATTCCCAGGAGAGGGTCAATTGTTTCTG CTTAGTGTTCCCACTAAGGACATACTACTTGTGTGCGAGAACTGGGATAGAGGCTGACGAGTGGATTAAAATACTGCGCTGGAAGCTG tcACAAATACGGAAGCAACTGGAGCAGCGCAGCACCGCTTTCGATTCCTAG